One Mangrovimonas cancribranchiae DNA segment encodes these proteins:
- a CDS encoding NrtR DNA-binding winged helix domain-containing protein, whose translation MKDLLSKTILKWSETLHKECLPHISIDCVVFGFHNNSLKILLLELIRENTWSLPGGYIKKVENMDDAAHRILQERTGVRDIFLNQFKTFGKFHRSEGFFKEFDDSFWLKQRFISVGYYALIDYTSVTVRNDEFSHSSKWIDVSKTPTLMMDHNQIFQEALAQLRRDLNYKPIGLNLLPEKFTMPELQKLYEAILGKKLNRGNFFRKMKRYGILTKLEETRKGGAHKAPDLYCFNLEVYNKALENGLQENW comes from the coding sequence ATGAAAGATTTATTAAGTAAAACTATTCTTAAATGGTCGGAGACACTTCATAAAGAATGTCTGCCTCATATATCTATTGATTGTGTTGTTTTTGGTTTCCATAATAACTCCCTTAAAATTTTACTTCTAGAGCTTATTCGCGAAAACACATGGTCGCTTCCTGGAGGTTATATCAAAAAAGTGGAAAATATGGATGATGCAGCTCATAGAATACTGCAAGAACGAACAGGTGTAAGAGACATTTTTTTAAATCAGTTTAAAACCTTTGGTAAATTTCATAGAAGTGAAGGTTTTTTTAAGGAATTTGATGATTCTTTTTGGCTTAAACAACGTTTTATTTCAGTTGGGTACTACGCCTTAATAGATTATACATCAGTAACCGTAAGGAACGATGAGTTTTCTCATAGCTCAAAGTGGATAGACGTTTCAAAAACTCCAACACTTATGATGGATCACAATCAAATCTTTCAAGAAGCGCTTGCACAACTTAGAAGAGACTTAAATTATAAACCTATAGGTCTTAACCTACTCCCTGAAAAATTTACCATGCCAGAACTTCAAAAACTGTATGAAGCTATTCTAGGAAAAAAATTAAACCGAGGTAACTTTTTTAGGAAAATGAAACGTTACGGCATCTTAACCAAACTTGAGGAAACTAGAAAAGGTGGCGCACATAAAGCCCCCGATTTATACTGCTTTAATTTAGAAGTCTACAATAAAGCTTTAGAAAATGGTTTACAAGAGAACTGGTAA
- a CDS encoding TonB-dependent receptor produces MKTNNVKHRIGVLLLILILPLSVSAQIDSLTVTKNRDSVAVKKAASKTEESDRNVMLNAANNSGPRDVNIGLPATVGGITILENDLPVVYYFWPELPNKTWRQSVSLKNTGLLKMEDLANSMGDLGFAVNSYTQNGTKDFHVKGNLSGSHFGWFKGDLNVSGPMTKNGWTYSAGAFVNFDPSTYDLGFNDYVDQTKVFRAGVTKYFKDDKGEINIFYKYADSYVNTNYAVFEYGPNGEASEIDGFEIGRDSYFLRSGNVRFQDIVSGDYYYGAFDGDDNTNTSHNIDVFGNYKMDNGWNFKYSTRLHLANSNSLYGVPLSIFSVDAADGYTIQSTGEAYTGNVGTQLALNSRDIPTTTIMGRFSINKQIKNHNITFGILEQYYNVDKYNSNRSLYFQTVEDQPQLLVGSATDEYGFYGYNSSAEYFNGSENKLSVYGSDDWKVSDKFNVKYGLMLRSHLVNGDYSQTPRSVGFTLADAELTDIDHSFFHIAGNINANYNITKNFGVLANFLYTEENGKLESYSSPISPSVVKSRSPLAGAGVFWNTKYFSLVSQATYLTKNNYLTRYNLVNPANDTETQQTTIFYDIQTLGWTTDMMITPFKGFNLHYLITLQDPVYKDFTFDAFGQNYDYSDKTVLEISKVLMEIDPSYTIDKWRFWASFRYFSEQYANINNALYFAPRWENFGGINYQYNNHVSFGATVVNFLNQTGAKGTINGAELINDASQYYGRLLTGSYIRPFTVQLSANFNF; encoded by the coding sequence ATGAAAACAAATAACGTGAAACATAGGATAGGAGTATTACTTTTAATACTTATTTTACCTCTTTCTGTGTCGGCACAGATAGACAGTCTTACCGTTACAAAAAACCGAGACTCAGTAGCGGTTAAGAAGGCTGCTTCAAAGACGGAAGAAAGTGACAGAAATGTAATGCTTAATGCCGCCAACAATTCGGGTCCAAGAGATGTAAACATTGGTTTGCCTGCAACGGTTGGGGGAATTACCATTCTTGAGAATGATTTGCCTGTTGTGTATTATTTTTGGCCAGAGTTGCCTAACAAAACCTGGAGACAAAGTGTTTCTTTGAAAAATACAGGGCTTTTAAAAATGGAAGACCTCGCCAATTCTATGGGAGATCTTGGTTTTGCAGTAAACTCATACACACAAAACGGAACCAAAGATTTTCACGTAAAAGGTAATTTATCCGGAAGTCATTTTGGATGGTTCAAAGGAGATTTGAATGTTTCTGGACCTATGACTAAAAACGGATGGACGTATTCGGCAGGAGCTTTTGTAAACTTCGATCCTTCAACTTATGACCTTGGTTTTAATGATTATGTAGACCAAACAAAAGTGTTTAGAGCAGGAGTTACTAAGTATTTTAAAGATGATAAAGGGGAAATCAACATCTTTTATAAATATGCAGACTCTTATGTAAATACTAACTATGCTGTTTTTGAATACGGTCCAAATGGAGAAGCATCAGAAATTGATGGTTTCGAAATTGGTAGAGATTCATATTTCTTAAGAAGTGGAAATGTGAGGTTTCAAGATATTGTTTCTGGTGATTATTATTACGGTGCTTTTGATGGCGATGATAATACCAACACTTCGCACAACATAGATGTATTTGGTAACTATAAAATGGATAACGGATGGAATTTTAAATATTCTACGCGTTTGCATTTGGCTAACTCTAATTCGCTATACGGAGTTCCATTGAGTATTTTTAGTGTTGACGCAGCCGATGGTTATACCATTCAAAGCACAGGAGAAGCGTATACCGGAAATGTTGGTACGCAGTTAGCCCTAAACTCGCGCGATATTCCTACAACTACAATTATGGGAAGATTTTCTATCAACAAGCAAATCAAAAACCACAATATTACTTTCGGAATTTTAGAGCAATACTACAATGTAGATAAATACAACTCTAACAGATCATTGTATTTTCAAACTGTGGAAGATCAGCCGCAATTGTTAGTTGGTTCTGCTACAGATGAGTATGGTTTCTACGGTTACAACAGCAGTGCTGAATATTTCAACGGATCTGAAAACAAATTATCGGTATACGGTTCAGACGACTGGAAGGTTTCTGATAAATTCAACGTAAAATACGGATTAATGTTAAGATCTCATTTAGTAAACGGAGATTATTCACAAACGCCTCGTTCTGTAGGTTTTACTTTAGCAGATGCTGAATTAACAGATATAGATCACAGTTTCTTTCACATTGCAGGAAACATCAACGCTAACTATAACATTACCAAAAATTTTGGAGTGTTGGCTAACTTCTTGTACACAGAAGAAAATGGTAAGTTAGAAAGCTATTCTTCTCCAATTTCACCAAGTGTTGTAAAAAGTAGAAGTCCGTTAGCGGGAGCAGGTGTTTTCTGGAATACTAAATATTTCAGCTTAGTATCACAAGCAACGTATTTAACTAAAAACAACTATTTAACAAGATACAACTTAGTTAATCCGGCAAACGATACAGAAACGCAACAAACTACGATTTTCTATGATATTCAAACGTTGGGTTGGACTACCGACATGATGATTACGCCGTTCAAAGGGTTTAACTTACACTATTTAATTACATTACAAGATCCTGTTTATAAAGACTTTACGTTCGATGCTTTTGGTCAAAATTATGACTATAGCGATAAAACGGTATTAGAAATTTCTAAAGTTTTAATGGAAATAGATCCTAGTTATACAATAGATAAATGGAGATTTTGGGCAAGTTTTAGATACTTCAGTGAGCAATATGCAAACATTAACAATGCCTTGTATTTTGCGCCACGTTGGGAAAACTTCGGAGGAATCAATTATCAATACAATAATCACGTAAGTTTTGGTGCTACTGTGGTTAACTTCTTAAACCAAACAGGAGCTAAAGGAACCATCAACGGTGCTGAGTTGATCAACGATGCAAGTCAGTATTACGGAAGATTATTAACAGGGTCTTACATCAGACCATTCACCGTACAACTTTCGGCAAATTTCAATTTCTAA
- a CDS encoding alpha/beta hydrolase, with the protein MMKNIAQKWGVLLCFLVVRLSAIAQDQTIKLYDGVAPGSEEWNWKESEMYSDLFGTEVVYNVTSPELLVFKPEDGKANGTAMIIAPGGGFQSLSINREGTLVAKELAAKGITAFVLKYRLMETETNDPAREMMEKLKDRDQFYKSSAAVQELAGNDIRTAITYIRQHATDFKVDADKVGVIGFSAGATVIMHSVLKSEDEITQPNFAASIYGGPTDELMAQKLPENKLPLFICAATDDQLGLAPKSIALYNKWFKAGYPVELHMYANGGHGFGMGTQALPVDTWYKRLEDWLKQFKYL; encoded by the coding sequence ATGATGAAAAATATTGCACAAAAATGGGGTGTGTTACTATGCTTTTTAGTAGTAAGGCTTTCAGCAATCGCGCAAGATCAAACTATCAAACTGTATGATGGAGTAGCACCAGGTTCTGAAGAATGGAACTGGAAAGAAAGTGAAATGTATTCAGATCTATTCGGAACAGAAGTGGTATATAATGTTACTTCTCCTGAATTATTAGTATTTAAACCCGAAGACGGAAAAGCCAATGGAACAGCAATGATCATTGCTCCAGGTGGAGGTTTTCAAAGTTTATCTATCAATAGAGAAGGTACTTTAGTAGCTAAAGAACTGGCAGCTAAAGGCATAACTGCTTTTGTGTTGAAATACCGTTTAATGGAAACGGAAACCAACGATCCAGCTCGAGAAATGATGGAAAAACTAAAAGATCGTGATCAGTTTTACAAAAGTTCAGCAGCAGTCCAAGAATTGGCGGGTAACGATATCAGAACAGCGATTACTTACATTCGTCAACATGCAACTGATTTTAAGGTAGATGCTGATAAAGTAGGTGTAATTGGGTTTTCAGCCGGTGCAACCGTAATTATGCATAGTGTTTTGAAAAGTGAAGATGAAATCACACAACCAAACTTTGCTGCTTCCATATATGGCGGTCCAACAGATGAATTGATGGCGCAGAAATTGCCGGAAAACAAATTACCATTATTCATTTGTGCTGCCACAGACGATCAATTAGGCTTGGCTCCAAAGAGTATTGCTTTGTACAACAAATGGTTCAAAGCAGGTTATCCGGTAGAATTACACATGTATGCAAATGGTGGTCACGGTTTCGGAATGGGAACGCAAGCGCTTCCAGTAGATACTTGGTATAAGAGATTAGAGGATTGGTTAAAGCAATTCAAATATTTATAA